In the genome of Photobacterium sp. TY1-4, one region contains:
- a CDS encoding carbon starvation protein A yields MTWFLMCVAALVGGYFIYGAFIEKVFGINENRQTPAYSKQDGVDYVPMSNKKVYLVQLLNIAGVGPIFGPIMGALYGPAAMLWIVLGCIFAGAVHDYFSGMLSVRNGGASVPTISGRYLGNGAKHFMNIFAIVLLLLVGVVFVSAPAGMITNLVNEQTDIGLSMTTMVGIIFAYYIIATIVPVDKIIGRFYPLFGALLIFMSVGLITAIGFSSEHTLLGDYEMSQMFTNMNPNDLPLWPALFITIACGAISGFHATQSPLMARCMENEKNGRFVFYGAMIGEGVIALIWCALALSFFGSVEGLSEAVKNGGPGNVVYSSSIGLLGVFGGIIAFLGVVILPITSGDTAFRSSRLILAEYFNLEQKTLRNRLLMAVPLFVIGGILTQVDFGVIWRYFGFANQTTAVMMLWTASAYLLRHNKLHWVATIPAIFMTTVCISFILNNSQLGFGLPMNISTIAGIIGALAATVFVIKRSKGKGETDLADDEETKGKLETA; encoded by the coding sequence ATGACCTGGTTCCTGATGTGCGTGGCAGCCCTGGTAGGTGGATACTTCATCTACGGTGCATTTATCGAGAAAGTGTTCGGCATTAACGAAAACCGCCAGACACCGGCTTACAGCAAACAAGACGGCGTCGACTATGTACCGATGTCGAACAAGAAAGTCTACCTGGTACAACTGCTGAACATCGCCGGAGTCGGCCCGATCTTCGGCCCGATCATGGGGGCCCTGTACGGCCCGGCAGCCATGTTGTGGATCGTCCTGGGTTGTATCTTTGCCGGTGCCGTCCACGACTACTTCTCCGGTATGCTGTCCGTGCGTAACGGCGGTGCGTCCGTACCGACTATCTCCGGCCGTTACCTGGGCAATGGCGCCAAGCATTTCATGAACATTTTCGCCATCGTCCTGTTACTGCTGGTCGGTGTAGTGTTCGTTTCCGCACCGGCAGGGATGATCACCAACCTAGTCAACGAGCAAACCGACATTGGCCTGTCGATGACCACGATGGTCGGCATCATCTTCGCGTATTACATCATCGCGACCATTGTCCCGGTGGATAAAATCATCGGCCGTTTCTACCCGCTGTTCGGCGCCCTGCTGATCTTCATGTCAGTCGGCCTGATCACCGCGATTGGTTTCTCCAGCGAGCACACACTGCTGGGCGACTATGAAATGAGCCAGATGTTCACCAACATGAACCCGAACGATCTGCCGCTGTGGCCTGCGCTGTTCATCACCATCGCCTGTGGTGCGATCTCCGGCTTCCACGCCACCCAGTCGCCACTGATGGCTCGCTGCATGGAAAACGAGAAGAACGGCCGCTTTGTCTTCTACGGTGCCATGATTGGTGAAGGTGTGATTGCCCTGATCTGGTGTGCCCTGGCGCTGTCTTTCTTCGGCTCTGTGGAAGGTTTGTCTGAAGCGGTGAAGAACGGTGGTCCGGGTAACGTGGTTTACAGCTCATCGATCGGCCTACTGGGTGTCTTTGGCGGCATCATCGCCTTCCTGGGTGTGGTCATTCTGCCAATCACTTCAGGCGACACTGCATTCCGTTCAAGCCGCCTGATCCTGGCCGAGTACTTCAACCTGGAGCAGAAAACCCTGCGCAACCGCCTGCTGATGGCTGTTCCGCTATTCGTCATCGGCGGGATCCTGACTCAGGTCGACTTCGGGGTGATTTGGCGCTACTTCGGCTTTGCTAACCAGACCACTGCAGTGATGATGCTGTGGACTGCATCGGCTTACCTGCTGCGCCATAACAAGCTGCACTGGGTGGCCACCATCCCGGCCATTTTCATGACCACGGTCTGTATCAGCTTCATCCTGAACAACAGCCAGTTGGGCTTCGGCTTGCCGATGAACATCTCGACCATCGCCGGCATCATCGGCGCCCTGGCGGCAACCGTGTTCGTCATCAAGCGCTCGAAAGGCAAAGGGGAAACCGACCTGGCCGATGACGAAGAAACCAAGGGCAAGCTGGAAACCGCCTAA
- a CDS encoding DUF2799 domain-containing protein, which produces MLKYIFQISVVVLLLSGCSALTTQASLMADENWYQLGVSQGQRGEQPDEQAGLQSRAQTVNAALVVDYPAYRRGYQKGLASYCSLEQMRRLGLARRMDWGACEFRRQDGQLYQNFWQQGFDRSFPGADGW; this is translated from the coding sequence GTGCTGAAATACATCTTTCAGATCAGTGTGGTGGTGCTGCTGTTGAGTGGCTGTTCGGCGCTGACCACGCAGGCGTCGCTGATGGCAGATGAAAATTGGTATCAGCTCGGTGTGAGCCAGGGGCAGCGGGGCGAGCAACCTGATGAGCAAGCCGGGTTGCAGAGCCGGGCACAGACGGTGAACGCTGCGCTGGTGGTCGATTATCCGGCCTATCGCCGCGGCTATCAAAAAGGGTTGGCATCGTATTGCTCGTTGGAGCAGATGCGTCGGCTCGGGCTGGCGCGGCGGATGGACTGGGGCGCTTGTGAATTTCGTCGCCAGGACGGGCAGTTGTACCAGAACTTCTGGCAGCAGGGGTTTGATCGTAGCTTCCCCGGCGCGGACGGCTGGTAG
- the btsR gene encoding two-component system response regulator BtsR: protein MIKALVIDDERYAREELIDLLQDTGEVDVIGECSNAIDGLKQINALKPDAIFLDIQMPQITGIEMLSMLDPDTMPKVIFVTAYDEYALKAFEDNAFDYLLKPVETCRLEKTIKRLKKECLSPDYSPLMSEMLELIPCSGHNRILLLDPAEIETAYSDLAGVHVVTKDSRVSTQLTLKVLEEKTPLIRCHRQYLIHPQAIREIKLLDNGLAEITTQHGHQVPVSRRYLKELKDRFGLS from the coding sequence ATGATCAAGGCCCTTGTCATTGACGACGAACGATATGCCCGCGAAGAGCTGATCGACTTACTGCAAGACACCGGGGAAGTGGACGTGATCGGTGAGTGCAGTAACGCCATTGACGGGCTGAAACAGATCAATGCCCTGAAACCTGACGCGATTTTTCTTGATATTCAGATGCCACAGATCACCGGCATCGAAATGCTCAGCATGCTGGATCCCGACACCATGCCGAAAGTGATCTTTGTCACCGCCTATGATGAGTACGCGCTCAAAGCCTTCGAGGATAATGCCTTCGACTATCTGCTCAAGCCGGTCGAGACCTGCCGGCTGGAGAAAACCATCAAACGGCTGAAGAAAGAATGCCTGAGCCCGGACTATTCCCCGCTGATGAGCGAGATGCTGGAGCTGATCCCTTGTTCCGGGCACAACCGGATCCTGCTGCTCGATCCGGCCGAGATCGAGACCGCCTACAGTGATTTGGCCGGCGTGCATGTGGTCACCAAAGACAGCCGGGTCAGCACCCAGTTGACCCTGAAAGTCCTGGAAGAAAAAACGCCGCTGATCCGCTGTCATCGCCAGTACCTGATCCATCCGCAGGCGATCCGCGAGATCAAGCTGCTGGACAACGGCCTGGCCGAGATCACCACCCAGCACGGCCACCAGGTGCCGGTCAGCCGCCGCTACCTTAAAGAGCTGAAAGACCGTTTCGGCCTGAGCTGA
- a CDS encoding sensor histidine kinase — protein MELIFSLLQQLSVYLVIAYLLSKTPLFMPLTTVSGRLSQRFSCYVLFSLFCILGTYFGLDIEDAIANTRAIGAVMGGLLGGPVVGFAVGLTGGLHRYSMGGFTDVACAISTTVEGLIGGLMHSYFVRRGQVDQIYRPFTVFTITLVAEILQMFIILMVAEPFDQALHLVSAIALPMVIANSLGAAMFMSIIQDRKTIYEKYSAAFSSRALKIAQRSVGILSQGFNEESTRKIAKIVYEETGVGAVAITDREKIMAFIGIGDDHHLPGTPISSGYTKRAIDNCELVYADGYDIPYQCSLHEKCKLGSALVIPLVGGNQEVLGTIKLYEPKRKLFSTVNLTLGEGIAKLLSNQILTGRYARQQALLTEAELRLLQAQVNPHFLFNALNTINSVVRRDPDKARQLIQHLSQFFRRNLKQNIETVTLEEELQHVNAYLEIELARFSDRLSVTVNVDPALLSLKLPTFTLQPLVENAIKHGTSSLLENGKIAINGYRCQAGITLEVEDNAGNYAPVGEESGLGMKIVDKRLRNMFGRQYGLTMTYQPQTWTRATLILPTDALPSVQGDSVL, from the coding sequence ATGGAATTGATCTTTTCCCTCTTACAGCAACTCAGCGTCTATCTGGTAATCGCTTACTTACTCAGCAAAACCCCGCTGTTTATGCCGCTCACCACGGTTTCCGGCCGTCTGTCCCAGCGCTTTTCGTGTTATGTGCTGTTTTCCCTCTTTTGTATTTTAGGCACATACTTCGGGCTCGACATTGAAGATGCCATTGCCAATACCCGAGCCATCGGCGCGGTGATGGGCGGCCTGCTCGGCGGACCTGTGGTCGGGTTTGCCGTCGGTCTCACCGGCGGGCTGCATCGCTACAGCATGGGCGGCTTTACCGATGTGGCCTGTGCGATTTCCACTACCGTCGAAGGGTTGATTGGCGGCCTGATGCACAGCTACTTTGTTCGCCGCGGGCAGGTGGATCAGATTTACAGGCCCTTTACCGTGTTCACCATCACCCTGGTCGCGGAAATCCTGCAAATGTTTATCATCCTGATGGTGGCTGAGCCGTTTGATCAAGCCCTGCATCTGGTCAGTGCAATTGCCCTGCCGATGGTGATTGCCAACTCGCTTGGCGCTGCGATGTTTATGAGCATTATTCAGGACAGGAAAACCATTTATGAGAAATACTCTGCAGCATTTTCCAGCCGGGCGCTGAAAATTGCCCAGCGCTCGGTCGGGATCCTGAGCCAGGGCTTCAATGAAGAAAGTACCCGGAAGATTGCCAAGATTGTCTACGAGGAAACCGGTGTCGGCGCGGTGGCGATCACCGATCGGGAGAAAATTATGGCGTTCATCGGCATCGGCGACGATCACCACCTGCCGGGCACACCGATTTCTTCCGGCTACACCAAGCGGGCTATCGACAACTGTGAGCTGGTTTATGCTGACGGCTACGATATTCCCTACCAGTGCTCGCTGCATGAGAAGTGTAAGCTCGGTTCGGCACTGGTGATCCCGCTGGTTGGCGGTAATCAGGAAGTACTGGGCACCATCAAGCTCTACGAGCCGAAACGTAAACTGTTTTCGACCGTCAACCTGACGCTGGGCGAAGGAATTGCCAAGCTGCTGTCGAACCAGATCCTGACCGGCCGTTATGCCCGCCAGCAAGCGTTGCTGACCGAGGCCGAGCTACGCCTCCTCCAGGCCCAGGTGAACCCGCATTTCCTGTTTAACGCCCTGAATACCATTAACTCCGTGGTTCGGCGCGATCCGGATAAAGCCCGCCAGTTGATCCAGCATCTGTCGCAGTTTTTCCGCCGTAATCTCAAGCAAAACATTGAAACGGTCACGCTGGAAGAAGAGTTGCAGCACGTGAATGCCTACCTGGAGATCGAGCTGGCGCGTTTTTCCGACCGACTCAGCGTGACAGTGAACGTCGACCCGGCGCTGCTGAGCCTGAAGCTGCCGACCTTTACCCTACAACCGCTGGTCGAAAATGCGATCAAGCACGGCACCTCGTCCCTGCTGGAAAATGGTAAAATTGCAATCAACGGTTACCGCTGTCAAGCAGGGATCACCCTGGAAGTCGAAGACAATGCCGGTAACTATGCCCCGGTTGGCGAAGAAAGCGGGCTGGGCATGAAAATAGTCGATAAACGACTGAGAAACATGTTCGGCCGTCAGTACGGGCTCACCATGACCTATCAGCCCCAAACCTGGACCCGAGCCACCCTGATACTACCGACCGATGCCCTGCCATCGGTTCAAGGAGACTCCGTATTATGA
- a CDS encoding 3-deoxy-7-phosphoheptulonate synthase: MQRDQLNNIHIQDESVLITPKELKEKIPVSEQALQFIRQSRQTIADIIHKRDHRLLVVCGPCSIHDVEAAKSYAMKLKQLSEALSDQLYIVMRVYFEKPRTTVGWKGLINDPHLDGSFEVEEGLHIARQLLTDLVEMGIPLATEALDPISPQYLGDLFSWAAIGARTTESQTHREMASGLSMPVGFKNGTDGSLGTAINAMQAAASGHRFMGINREGQVALLNTQGNPDGHVILRGGKQTNYDSVSVNECENEMIAAGLSPSLMVDCSHANSRKDYRRQPLVAEDVIHQIREGNTSIIGLMLESHLNEGNQSADLPREEMAYGVSITDACISWEATESLLRHAHQELIPFLAERNAV; encoded by the coding sequence ATGCAAAGAGACCAGCTGAATAACATCCACATCCAAGATGAATCTGTCCTGATCACTCCGAAAGAATTAAAAGAAAAAATCCCGGTCAGTGAGCAGGCTTTACAGTTTATCCGTCAGTCCCGACAAACCATTGCCGATATTATTCACAAGCGGGATCACCGTTTGCTGGTGGTGTGCGGTCCGTGCTCGATCCATGATGTGGAAGCGGCCAAAAGCTACGCGATGAAGCTCAAGCAACTCTCTGAGGCGCTCAGCGACCAACTCTATATTGTGATGCGGGTGTACTTTGAAAAGCCGCGTACCACGGTGGGCTGGAAAGGGTTAATTAACGACCCGCACCTGGACGGTTCGTTTGAGGTGGAAGAAGGGCTGCATATTGCCCGCCAACTGCTGACTGACCTGGTCGAGATGGGGATCCCGCTGGCGACCGAAGCACTGGATCCAATCAGTCCGCAGTACCTGGGCGATCTGTTCAGTTGGGCGGCAATTGGTGCCCGGACCACCGAATCGCAAACCCACCGGGAAATGGCCAGTGGCCTGTCGATGCCGGTCGGATTCAAAAACGGGACTGACGGCAGCTTAGGCACAGCAATCAATGCGATGCAGGCTGCGGCATCGGGTCACCGCTTTATGGGGATCAACCGGGAAGGGCAGGTGGCACTGCTCAATACCCAGGGTAATCCGGATGGCCATGTGATCCTGCGCGGCGGCAAGCAAACCAACTACGACTCTGTATCGGTGAACGAATGCGAAAACGAGATGATCGCGGCAGGTCTTTCACCGTCCTTGATGGTAGACTGTAGTCACGCCAACTCGAGAAAAGACTACCGCCGACAGCCGCTGGTGGCTGAGGATGTGATCCATCAGATCCGCGAAGGCAATACTTCGATTATCGGCCTGATGCTGGAAAGCCACCTCAACGAAGGCAACCAGAGTGCTGATCTGCCTCGCGAGGAGATGGCCTACGGCGTGTCGATCACCGATGCCTGCATCAGCTGGGAAGCAACGGAATCCCTGTTACGCCATGCGCATCAGGAACTGATCCCCTTCCTGGCAGAGCGGAACGCGGTTTAA
- the tyrA gene encoding bifunctional chorismate mutase/prephenate dehydrogenase produces the protein MVAELSKLRDQIDEVDQQMVALLARRLALVEEVGHVKSQHGLPIYAPDREAAMLASRRREAENQGVPPDLIEDILRRTMRESYASENDSGFKCLKPDLRPIVVVGGHGQLGGLFCRLFELSGYTVRKLGSQDWDRADELLSDAGMVVVSVPINLTEQVIRKLDHLPEDCILADLTSVKSAPLQAMLEVHSGPVVGLHPMFGPDIASLAKQVVAYCDGRNPERYQWLLEQIQIWGATLNRISAIEHDEGMTLIQVLRHFTSFAYGVHLAEEDPKLEQLLALSSPIYRLELAMVGRLFAQDAQLYADIIMSSPQNLAMIKRFHQRFGEAIAILEEKDKAAFKQAFHQVESWFGDYAQHFLAESQGLLRQANDATHRT, from the coding sequence ATGGTTGCAGAGTTAAGTAAATTAAGAGATCAAATTGACGAAGTTGATCAGCAGATGGTGGCGTTGCTTGCTCGCCGTCTGGCGCTGGTCGAAGAAGTCGGGCATGTCAAAAGTCAGCATGGCCTGCCGATTTACGCTCCGGATCGGGAAGCGGCGATGCTGGCTTCCCGGCGCCGGGAAGCGGAAAACCAAGGGGTGCCGCCGGATCTGATTGAAGATATCCTGCGTCGCACCATGCGCGAATCGTACGCCAGTGAAAATGACTCCGGCTTTAAATGTCTCAAGCCGGATCTGCGCCCGATTGTCGTGGTCGGCGGTCATGGCCAGCTCGGCGGGCTGTTCTGTCGTCTGTTTGAACTGTCGGGCTACACCGTGCGTAAACTGGGCAGTCAGGACTGGGATCGCGCCGACGAGCTGTTGTCTGATGCCGGGATGGTGGTGGTGTCCGTCCCAATCAACCTCACCGAGCAAGTGATCCGCAAACTCGACCACCTGCCGGAAGATTGTATTCTGGCGGACTTAACCTCGGTCAAGAGTGCGCCGTTGCAGGCGATGCTGGAAGTCCACTCGGGGCCGGTCGTCGGCCTGCACCCGATGTTCGGGCCGGATATTGCCAGTCTGGCAAAACAGGTGGTGGCCTACTGTGATGGTCGGAACCCGGAGCGGTACCAGTGGCTATTGGAGCAGATCCAGATCTGGGGAGCGACGCTCAACCGGATCAGTGCGATTGAACATGATGAAGGCATGACCCTGATCCAGGTGCTGCGCCATTTTACCTCGTTCGCTTACGGGGTGCATCTGGCGGAAGAAGATCCCAAACTGGAGCAGTTGCTGGCACTGAGCTCACCGATTTACCGGCTGGAGCTGGCGATGGTCGGTCGTTTGTTTGCCCAGGACGCCCAGCTATATGCCGATATTATTATGTCTTCTCCGCAGAACCTGGCGATGATCAAACGTTTCCATCAGCGGTTCGGGGAAGCCATCGCGATACTGGAAGAGAAGGATAAGGCGGCGTTCAAGCAGGCCTTTCATCAGGTGGAAAGCTGGTTTGGAGATTATGCCCAGCATTTTTTAGCCGAGAGCCAGGGATTACTTAGACAGGCGAACGACGCAACGCACCGAACTTAA
- the pheA gene encoding prephenate dehydratase — protein MTEQTYSLDDIRNNVSRIDHEIIKLLAERRQLSLAVAKSKIQTAKPVRDQTREQELLLKLIEWGKQEQLDAQYVTQIFHTIIEDSVLFQQAYLQKLTNPDSLQPVARVSFLGAKGSYSNLASRNYFSKKQTRLVEISCSTFRDVVNVVETGNADYGVLPIENTSSGSINEVYDLLQHTSLSIVGEITQPIEHCLLTAVDTNLAQIDTLYSHPQPHQQCSEYLHTMGKITQEYCPSTAEAMQKVAELKLPNVAAIGNASSGELYGLTPLKTNIANQQENYTRFIVVARKPVDVTTLIPAKTTLIMSTAQAAGSLVECLLVLRNLKINMTKLESRPVIGNPWEEMFYVDVEVNLKSEVMQQALEELTRLTRFIKVLGCYPSENVKPTEVEIEAE, from the coding sequence ATGACAGAGCAAACCTATTCACTGGACGACATCCGAAACAATGTCAGCCGCATCGACCATGAAATAATCAAGCTGCTGGCAGAGCGACGCCAGCTCAGCCTGGCCGTTGCCAAAAGCAAAATCCAGACCGCGAAACCGGTCCGGGATCAGACCCGGGAGCAAGAGTTGCTGCTCAAGCTGATCGAATGGGGCAAGCAAGAACAACTCGATGCTCAGTATGTCACCCAGATTTTCCACACCATTATTGAAGACTCTGTCCTGTTCCAGCAGGCCTACCTGCAAAAGCTCACCAACCCGGACAGCTTGCAGCCAGTTGCCCGGGTCTCTTTCCTCGGTGCCAAAGGCTCCTACTCCAATCTGGCCAGCCGCAATTATTTCAGCAAGAAACAAACCCGTTTGGTTGAGATCAGCTGCTCAACGTTCCGGGATGTGGTGAATGTGGTCGAAACCGGGAACGCCGATTACGGGGTGCTACCGATCGAAAATACCAGCTCCGGCTCGATTAACGAGGTATACGATCTGCTCCAGCATACCAGCCTGTCAATTGTCGGTGAGATCACCCAGCCGATCGAGCATTGCCTGCTGACCGCCGTCGACACCAACCTGGCTCAGATTGACACCCTGTACTCGCACCCCCAACCGCATCAGCAATGCAGTGAGTACCTGCACACCATGGGCAAGATCACCCAGGAATATTGCCCCAGCACCGCAGAGGCGATGCAGAAAGTCGCCGAGCTGAAGCTGCCTAATGTGGCTGCCATTGGCAATGCCTCCAGCGGCGAGCTGTACGGCCTGACACCGCTGAAAACCAATATCGCCAATCAACAGGAAAACTACACCCGCTTCATTGTCGTTGCCCGCAAGCCGGTTGACGTCACCACCCTGATCCCGGCCAAGACCACCCTGATCATGTCCACCGCTCAGGCAGCCGGTTCACTGGTCGAGTGTCTGCTGGTTCTGCGCAACCTCAAGATCAATATGACCAAGTTGGAATCACGTCCGGTGATCGGGAATCCGTGGGAAGAGATGTTCTATGTCGATGTGGAAGTGAATCTCAAGTCTGAAGTGATGCAGCAGGCGCTGGAAGAGCTGACCCGCCTGACCCGCTTTATCAAAGTACTGGGCTGCTACCCGAGCGAGAACGTCAAGCCGACGGAAGTCGAGATCGAGGCGGAGTGA
- the hpf gene encoding ribosome hibernation-promoting factor, HPF/YfiA family, which yields MTVNITGKNLDITPAIRDRIEFKFKKLEKYQVPLISKNATISTEPGKQFKIEASAAIPGGQIVASAEHDDMYGAITEVYQKLERQLNKQAHKPAARRASHSNKPEVEAEVEEEQEEEA from the coding sequence ATGACAGTAAATATTACCGGCAAAAACCTAGACATCACTCCTGCTATCCGTGACAGAATTGAATTTAAATTCAAAAAGTTAGAGAAGTACCAAGTCCCACTCATCAGTAAGAATGCGACCATCAGCACTGAGCCGGGCAAGCAGTTTAAAATTGAAGCCTCAGCAGCGATTCCAGGTGGTCAAATCGTCGCCTCCGCAGAGCATGACGATATGTACGGCGCCATTACCGAGGTCTATCAGAAGCTGGAACGTCAGCTCAACAAACAGGCGCACAAACCGGCAGCCCGCCGTGCCAGCCACAGCAATAAACCAGAGGTTGAAGCTGAGGTCGAAGAAGAACAAGAAGAAGAAGCATAA
- the bamD gene encoding outer membrane protein assembly factor BamD, whose product MKRLTISTLLAVTLLSGCSSTDEIVPDIPPSELYATAQQALQSGSWITAIERLETLDSRYPFGAYSEQVQLDLIYAYYKNDDLALAEATIDRFNRLNPAHEKADWVLYMRGLTNMAQDRSFLHDLFNIERHDRDPEPSRRAFRDFKRLLERYPSSLYAADAKARMVFLKNRLADYELAAADYYIRREAWVAAINRAQQLQRHYPDTQAARQSLALMETAYQQLNLQQPLEHTRELMTLNPQ is encoded by the coding sequence ATGAAACGCCTGACAATCTCGACTCTGCTTGCCGTTACCCTTCTTTCAGGCTGTTCCAGCACTGACGAAATTGTGCCCGATATTCCACCGTCCGAACTCTATGCCACCGCCCAGCAAGCGCTGCAGAGCGGCAGCTGGATCACGGCCATTGAGCGACTGGAAACATTGGACTCGCGTTATCCGTTTGGCGCCTACTCTGAACAGGTTCAGCTGGATCTGATTTATGCGTACTACAAGAATGATGATCTGGCACTGGCCGAAGCGACCATTGACCGCTTTAACCGCCTGAACCCGGCACATGAAAAGGCAGACTGGGTACTTTACATGCGCGGCCTGACCAACATGGCTCAGGATCGCAGCTTCCTGCACGATCTGTTTAATATCGAACGCCATGACCGGGATCCGGAGCCTTCCCGCCGCGCTTTCCGCGACTTTAAACGTCTGCTGGAACGCTACCCGAGCAGCCTGTACGCGGCCGATGCCAAAGCACGCATGGTCTTTTTGAAAAACCGACTGGCCGATTATGAGCTGGCAGCTGCCGACTACTATATCCGCCGCGAAGCCTGGGTCGCCGCGATCAACCGGGCGCAACAGCTGCAGCGTCACTACCCGGATACCCAGGCCGCGCGCCAGTCGCTGGCGCTGATGGAAACCGCCTATCAGCAGTTAAACCTGCAACAGCCGCTGGAGCATACCCGCGAGCTGATGACGCTGAATCCACAGTAA
- the rluD gene encoding 23S rRNA pseudouridine(1911/1915/1917) synthase RluD: protein MAQQIELTNTVNESQLGQRLDQALAELYPDYSRSRIKEWILDGKVSVDGEVVKKPRTKMMGGESLLVQAEIEDEVRWMAQDIPLNIVYEDEHILVLNKPRDFVVHPGAGTPDGTVLNALLHHCPELAEVPRAGIVHRLDKDTTGLMVVAKTIQAQTRLVRALQKRKITREYEAIAMGKMTGGGIVEKPIGRHSTKRTCMAVHELGKPAITHYRVAEHYREHTRIVLRLETGRTHQIRVHMSYLSHPLVGDATYGGRPRPPRNASDELIQALRAFDRQALHARMLRLDHPITGELMEWHAPLPTDMVVMMDILRKDKEEHPEDDY from the coding sequence ATGGCACAGCAAATAGAGTTAACAAATACGGTAAACGAGAGCCAGCTAGGGCAACGCCTGGATCAGGCGCTGGCAGAATTATATCCGGATTACTCCCGTTCTCGGATCAAAGAGTGGATTCTGGATGGCAAGGTATCGGTGGATGGTGAAGTGGTCAAGAAACCACGGACCAAGATGATGGGGGGCGAGTCGCTTCTTGTTCAGGCCGAGATTGAAGATGAAGTCCGCTGGATGGCTCAGGATATTCCGCTTAATATCGTCTATGAAGATGAGCATATCCTGGTGCTCAACAAGCCGCGTGACTTTGTTGTTCACCCGGGGGCCGGTACCCCGGACGGGACGGTTCTGAACGCCCTGCTGCACCACTGTCCGGAGTTGGCAGAAGTGCCGCGGGCCGGGATCGTTCACCGTCTGGATAAAGATACGACGGGTCTGATGGTGGTGGCGAAAACCATTCAGGCGCAAACACGCCTGGTGCGCGCGTTGCAAAAACGCAAGATCACCCGCGAATATGAAGCCATTGCCATGGGCAAAATGACTGGTGGCGGGATCGTTGAAAAGCCAATTGGCCGTCATTCGACCAAACGTACCTGCATGGCCGTTCATGAGCTGGGGAAACCGGCGATCACGCATTACCGGGTGGCCGAGCATTACCGCGAGCACACGCGCATTGTTCTGCGCCTGGAAACTGGTCGGACGCACCAAATCCGGGTGCATATGTCCTATCTGTCACATCCGCTGGTGGGAGATGCCACCTATGGCGGTCGTCCGCGCCCGCCGCGCAATGCATCGGATGAGCTGATCCAGGCACTGCGCGCGTTTGATCGCCAGGCGCTGCATGCACGCATGTTACGTCTGGATCACCCGATCACCGGGGAGCTGATGGAGTGGCATGCGCCATTGCCGACCGATATGGTGGTGATGATGGATATTCTGCGCAAAGACAAAGAAGAGCACCCAGAGGACGACTACTAA
- the pgeF gene encoding peptidoglycan editing factor PgeF, producing the protein MFLTPDWPAPVHIKAVSTTREGGISLPPYQGLNLGAHVGDQSEHVALNREALRQALDLARSPIWLNQIHSNRVLTLTAPTSALPDADGSYTQTPGVACTVMTADCLPVLLCDQDGTQVAAVHAGWRGLADGILEAALAKFTGPGETILAWLGPAIGPSAFEVGGEVRAQFMAVMPEAEAAFQPRGEKWLADLYLLARQRLARAGVHQIFGGDQCTYSQPEQYFSYRRDGITGRQASLIWIEPS; encoded by the coding sequence ATGTTCCTGACTCCCGACTGGCCGGCACCGGTGCATATCAAGGCAGTTTCGACCACCCGTGAAGGGGGGATCAGCCTGCCGCCGTATCAGGGATTGAACCTGGGCGCCCATGTCGGGGATCAGTCTGAACATGTAGCGTTGAATCGAGAAGCACTGCGCCAGGCTTTAGATTTGGCCCGGTCGCCGATCTGGCTCAATCAGATCCACAGCAACCGGGTGTTGACCCTGACGGCGCCAACTTCGGCTTTGCCGGATGCGGATGGGAGCTATACCCAAACCCCCGGAGTGGCTTGTACGGTGATGACGGCGGACTGTCTGCCGGTGTTGCTGTGCGATCAGGACGGCACGCAGGTGGCGGCAGTACATGCCGGTTGGCGCGGGTTGGCGGATGGTATTCTGGAGGCGGCCCTGGCGAAATTTACGGGACCGGGCGAGACGATCCTGGCCTGGCTGGGACCGGCCATCGGACCGAGCGCTTTTGAAGTCGGCGGTGAAGTGCGCGCGCAATTTATGGCAGTGATGCCGGAAGCGGAAGCCGCGTTTCAGCCACGGGGTGAGAAATGGCTGGCTGATTTATATCTGCTGGCCCGCCAGCGACTGGCGCGTGCCGGGGTTCATCAGATCTTTGGTGGCGATCAGTGTACCTACAGCCAGCCGGAACAATACTTTTCCTACCGCCGTGACGGCATCACCGGCCGCCAGGCCAGCTTGATCTGGATTGAGCCATCGTGA